A single Ptiloglossa arizonensis isolate GNS036 chromosome 2, iyPtiAriz1_principal, whole genome shotgun sequence DNA region contains:
- the LOC143154820 gene encoding uncharacterized protein LOC143154820 has translation MIFHSRPRDDFDTRGKSRVQTAEDITKDEVTQLEEAFAKLRSATGVSRSEDVLNRFLGQRATKDNLQKMRVATEQEKMTLEKQRQTYIAEMETRKFSETKNAEQNAEQVERLNHRIDEQLERQSKAETARRRIEDLLQRVATILWNLCDKFRDILDALPKDKKEIQNPLQLVELINEKVKIIIETLGGPDKYLEVLNEVIIDKLETVSIATTSAEGKTIRANGGPLFPRFPSSATPATVPSEDEEDVPTRNILKKQAQQLFDIKSRRKGFTFRK, from the exons ATGATATTCCACTCGCGTCCGCGAGATGATTTCGACACACGTGGGAAAAGCCGTGTGCAGACCGCAGAGGACATTACCAAGGACGAGGTGACACAACTCGAGGAGGCGTTCGCCAAGCTCCGCAGCGCCACCGGAGTGTCTAGGTCCGAGGACGTCCTGAACCGGTTTCTGGGTCAGCGGGCGACCAAGGATAATCTGCAGAAAATGCGGGTGGCCACGGAGCAAGAGAAAATGACCTTAGAAAAGCAGAGGCAGACGTACATCGCCGAGATGGAAACCAGAAAGTTCTCTGAAACGAAGAACGCGGAACA aaacgCGGAACAAGTCGAGAGACTGAACCACCGAATAGACGAGCAACTCGAACGCCAATCCAAGGCAGAAACGGCACGACGAAGGATCGAGGATCTTCTGCAGAGAGTGGCCACCATATTGTGGAACTTGTGCGATAAATTCCGG GATATACTTGACGCGCTACCCAAAGATAAGAAGGAGATACAAAATCCTTTACAGCTCGTGGAATTGATAAACGAGAAAGTGAAAATCATAATTGAAACCCTAGGCGGCCCAGATAAGTACCTCGAAGTTTTGAACGAAGTAATAATCGATAAG TTGGAAACAGTATCGATTGCAACTACATCGGCTGAAGGGAAAACGATACGTGCAAATGGAGGGCCACTTTTCCCGCGATTTCCATCGTCAGCGACACCAGCAACAGTGCCATCTGAAGACGAGGAAGATGTACCAACTAGAAATATTCTCAAAAAACAAGCCCAGCAACTATTCGATATTAAAAGTCGTCGAAAAGGATTTACCTTCagaaaataa
- the Rad17 gene encoding rad17 checkpoint clamp loader component isoform X1: MAHSKKNSSWLMPSFDSKPVSKSSTVKRAKLQGIGSSISSISDVYDIVPKRKSTSSLSALLKACEPQKPSELVVSRQKQQDILAWLQLKVKKGRPCALILSGASGCGKTAAIRLLAKENDFDVTEWITPIDQVMDENNWVMRQGDRFEDFLIRATRYSSVLSNYSRRLLLVKDFPNVYLEDTDSFFSLLEKYFEIGKESIVFICTETGNSKLLQMLFPSNLREKFSMDLIKINPATPSAMRNALKRIGDTLNSIAGHMIHVSQHKIDEVLSNSIGDIRNAILNLIFISLRVPEEQLENKCSIREEGLGLLHGVGRVINPKRIQNGSSWKFVHDPDEIAAYFQSQATVFLKFIQENYLTTMRGIEEVNACTDILSLADVLNSEWRDTNLTKVTLSFCTRGLMVMNEKPVSGWNPVKKPQSDRIDVQRCLTAAEVRWYESIINSKSKSTEELPDVDIEAIIE, from the exons ATGGCCCATTCAAAG aaaaatagtaGTTGGCTGATGCCATCCTTTGACTCTAAACCTGTTAGTAAGTCATCAACAGTCAAACGTGCCAAGTTGCAAGGAATAGGAAGTAGTATATCCAGTATTTCAGATGTTTATGATATAGTTCCTAAAAGAAAAAGTACAAGCAGTCTATCTGCTCTACTGAAAGCTTGTGAACCACAGAAGCCTTCTGAATTAGTAGTCAGTAGGCAGAAACAGCAAGATATTTTAGCCTGGTTGCAATTGAAAGTTAAGAAGGGTCGGCCTTGTGCGTTAATTTTGTCTGGTGCATCTGGTTGTGGAAAGACAGCAGCAATAAGACTACttgcaaaagaaaatgatttCGATGTTACAGAATGGATTACTCCTATTGATCAAGTCATGGATGAAAACA ATTGGGTAATGAGACAAGGAGATAGATTTGAGGACTTTTTAATTAGGGCTACTCGATATAGTTCAGTTTTGAGTAATTACTCCAGGCGCCTTCTTCTTGTAAAAGATTTTCCAAATGTTTATCTCGAAGATACAGAtagctttttttctctcttgga AAAATACTTTGAAATAGGAAAAGAATCTATAGTTTTTATATGTACAGAAAcaggaaattcaaaattattacaaatgctTTTTCCCTCTAATTTAAGAGAGAAGTTTAGCATGGATTTAATTAA AATAAATCCTGCTACACCATCTGCAATGAGGAATGCATTAAAACGAATAGGTGATACTTTAAATTCAATTGCTGGGCACATGATACATGTTTCCCAACACAAAATCGATGAAGTACTATCTAATAGTATAGGTGATATTAGAAATGCTATTTTAaatcttattttcatttcattgaGAG TACCTGAAGAACAGCTTGAAAATAAATGCAGTATTCGAGAAGAGGGTTTGGGGCTTTTGCATGGTGTTGGTCGAGTTATAAATCCAAAAA GAATTCAGAATGGAAGTTCATGGAAATTTGTTCACGACCCTGATGAAATAGCAGCATATTTTCAATCGCAAGCGACGGTATTTCTAAAGTTTattcaagaaaattatttaaccaCTATGAGGGGGATAGAGGAAGTAAACGCCTGTACAGATATTTTGAGTTTAGCAGATGTTTTAAATTCTGAATGGCGT GATACCAATTTAACTAAAGTTACTTTATCTTTCTGCACTCGAGGTTTGATGGTAATGAACGAAAAACCTGTGTCTGGCTGGAACCCCGTCAAAAAACCACAAAGTGACCGAATCGATGT gcAAAGATGTCTGACAGCAGCCGAAGTTCGATGGTATGAGTCTATAATTAATTCGAAATCAAAATCTACAGAGGAATTGCCCGATGTTGATATCGAAGCAATTATTGAGTGA
- the Ccdc151 gene encoding coiled-coil domain containing protein 151, which produces MSDPLVSTENKLNDLNKKIAEIKKKIQLSEGQRKANFEEYEATRHEYAERIATLKQCVKELYTEYAKTRNNEGKPEKRIHMGRESPVSGKRRNLSETIAKAQEDNVRLRKKHDLIKYQREKRQQKLRSLLEEYSQLANDKAQKVFKKKMETPLRNKIVKLEVRLEHIRMMQIKANLTRMKYRAMHSELKEKSVFHVSSLKSLEDEIKEQEIEVKRLQARQRSLSINFACEHVQGNGQCALLCRERERKLFN; this is translated from the exons ATGTCCGATCCGTTAGTGTCTACGGAAAATAAGTTGAACGATCTGAATAAGAAAATTGCAGAGATCAAGAAGAAGATCCAACTATCAG AGGGACAAAGGAAAGCCAATTTCGAGGAGTACGAAGCAACGAGGCATGAATACGCGGAGAGAATCGCGACTCTCAAGCAATGCGTCAAGGAACTGTACACGGAGTacgcgaaaacgagaaac AACGAGGGAAAACCGGAGAAGAGGATTCACATGGGTCGCGAGTCCCCGGTTTCTGGGAAAAGACGTAATTTAAGCGAGACAATTGCTAAAGCGCAGGAGGACAATGTACGCTTAAGAAAGAAGCACGATCTAATTAAGTATCAGCGCGAGAAG CGACAGCAGAAATTAAGATCGCTGCTGGAAGAATATAGCCAATTAGCGAATGATAAAGCGCAGAAAGTGTTCAAGAAGAAGATGGAAACCCCGTTGAGAAAC AAAATCGTCAAGCTCGAGGTACGGTTGGAGCACATCAGAATGATGCAAATCAAGGCGAACCTGACGCGAATGAAGTACCGTGCGATGCATTCCGAGCTGAAGGAAAAATCGGTGTTCCACGTCTCTTCGTTGAAGAGCCTCGAAGACGAAATCAAGGAGCAAGAGATCGAAGTGAAACGTCTACAGGCAAGGCAACGAAGTTTATCGATAAACTTTGCGTGTGAACACGTACAGGGGAACGGACAGTGTGCTCTTCTGTGCAGGGAGCGCGAGAGGAAGCTGTTCAATTGA
- the Rnh1 gene encoding ribonuclease H1 isoform X2, whose protein sequence is MQLLKVVNLEFTPLEAEKFIKENSDKSSSSTNTITVVKKRPALKRKECLEVSEKQSSPKKCKLIPLPIKQTASDYIMDDDGYVEVYTDGACSSNGKRNAQAGVGIWFADNHPMNVSQPVVGRATNNMAEIQAVTIAAKQAKQAGITKLKIHTDSKFMINCVTKWMSKWKVNGWKTGNNKPVINKIELIELEEALKSINVIWKHVYGHQGIHGNEMADKLAREGASQY, encoded by the exons ATGCAGTTGCTAAAGGTCGTAAACCTGGAATTTACACCACTTG AGgctgaaaaatttataaaagaaaattcagATAAAAGTAGTAGTAGCACAAACACAATAACTGTAGTAAAGAAAAG ACCAGCATTGAAAAGAAAGGAATGTTTAGAAGTCAGTGAGAAACAATCATCTCCAAAAAAATGTAAACTAATTCCTTTACCCATTAAACAAACT GCATCGGATTATATTATGGATGATGATGGTTATGTAGAAGTATATACAGATGGTGCCTGTAGTTCAAATGGCAAACGAAATGCCCAAGCAGGTGTAGGTATCTGGTTTGCTGATAATCATCCCAT GAATGTATCGCAACCAGTTGTTGGTAGAGCAACTAACAATATGGCAGAAATTCAAGCTGTAACCATAGCTGCAAAACAAGCAAAACAAGCAggtattacaaaattaaaaattcatacgGACTCAAAGTTCATGATTAACTGTGTAACTAAGTGGATGTCAAAGTGGAAAGTAAATGGATGGAAAACTGGAAACAATAAACCTGTTATaaacaaaattgaattaattGAACTGGAAGAGGCTCTTAAATCTATAAATGTAATTTGG AAACATGTCTATGGTCATCAAGGAATTCATGGTAATGAAATGGCTGATAAATTGGCAAGAGAAGGTGCTTCACAGTATTAA
- the Rnh1 gene encoding ribonuclease H1 isoform X3, with translation MFEAEKFIKENSDKSSSSTNTITVVKKRPALKRKECLEVSEKQSSPKKCKLIPLPIKQTASDYIMDDDGYVEVYTDGACSSNGKRNAQAGVGIWFADNHPMNVSQPVVGRATNNMAEIQAVTIAAKQAKQAGITKLKIHTDSKFMINCVTKWMSKWKVNGWKTGNNKPVINKIELIELEEALKSINVIWKHVYGHQGIHGNEMADKLAREGASQY, from the exons ATGTTtg AGgctgaaaaatttataaaagaaaattcagATAAAAGTAGTAGTAGCACAAACACAATAACTGTAGTAAAGAAAAG ACCAGCATTGAAAAGAAAGGAATGTTTAGAAGTCAGTGAGAAACAATCATCTCCAAAAAAATGTAAACTAATTCCTTTACCCATTAAACAAACT GCATCGGATTATATTATGGATGATGATGGTTATGTAGAAGTATATACAGATGGTGCCTGTAGTTCAAATGGCAAACGAAATGCCCAAGCAGGTGTAGGTATCTGGTTTGCTGATAATCATCCCAT GAATGTATCGCAACCAGTTGTTGGTAGAGCAACTAACAATATGGCAGAAATTCAAGCTGTAACCATAGCTGCAAAACAAGCAAAACAAGCAggtattacaaaattaaaaattcatacgGACTCAAAGTTCATGATTAACTGTGTAACTAAGTGGATGTCAAAGTGGAAAGTAAATGGATGGAAAACTGGAAACAATAAACCTGTTATaaacaaaattgaattaattGAACTGGAAGAGGCTCTTAAATCTATAAATGTAATTTGG AAACATGTCTATGGTCATCAAGGAATTCATGGTAATGAAATGGCTGATAAATTGGCAAGAGAAGGTGCTTCACAGTATTAA
- the Rnh1 gene encoding ribonuclease H1 isoform X1 produces the protein MNIPQLNILFKILNMAPSYYAVAKGRKPGIYTTWDKCKEQVQQYSGSAFKKFPSLIEAEKFIKENSDKSSSSTNTITVVKKRPALKRKECLEVSEKQSSPKKCKLIPLPIKQTASDYIMDDDGYVEVYTDGACSSNGKRNAQAGVGIWFADNHPMNVSQPVVGRATNNMAEIQAVTIAAKQAKQAGITKLKIHTDSKFMINCVTKWMSKWKVNGWKTGNNKPVINKIELIELEEALKSINVIWKHVYGHQGIHGNEMADKLAREGASQY, from the exons ATGAATATACctcaattaaatattttatttaaaatattgaacatGGCGCCATCATATTATGCAGTTGCTAAAGGTCGTAAACCTGGAATTTACACCACTTG GGATAAATGCAAGGAACAAGTACAGCAATATTCTGGTTCtgcgtttaaaaaatttccttcTCTAATAGAGgctgaaaaatttataaaagaaaattcagATAAAAGTAGTAGTAGCACAAACACAATAACTGTAGTAAAGAAAAG ACCAGCATTGAAAAGAAAGGAATGTTTAGAAGTCAGTGAGAAACAATCATCTCCAAAAAAATGTAAACTAATTCCTTTACCCATTAAACAAACT GCATCGGATTATATTATGGATGATGATGGTTATGTAGAAGTATATACAGATGGTGCCTGTAGTTCAAATGGCAAACGAAATGCCCAAGCAGGTGTAGGTATCTGGTTTGCTGATAATCATCCCAT GAATGTATCGCAACCAGTTGTTGGTAGAGCAACTAACAATATGGCAGAAATTCAAGCTGTAACCATAGCTGCAAAACAAGCAAAACAAGCAggtattacaaaattaaaaattcatacgGACTCAAAGTTCATGATTAACTGTGTAACTAAGTGGATGTCAAAGTGGAAAGTAAATGGATGGAAAACTGGAAACAATAAACCTGTTATaaacaaaattgaattaattGAACTGGAAGAGGCTCTTAAATCTATAAATGTAATTTGG AAACATGTCTATGGTCATCAAGGAATTCATGGTAATGAAATGGCTGATAAATTGGCAAGAGAAGGTGCTTCACAGTATTAA
- the Ip3k1 gene encoding inositol-trisphosphate 3-kinase-like protein isoform X1 — protein sequence MSSSVCHAPLPARMEAFTTRFCLRAADQYERLLQAHFNKPSKKEQARLNHNSNQKDHRRQKDASSSSTYSAFRQWRKSTSIGSNRSNSVGSSSTGALAKLTNDPATIQKMEQFPLVLSDATMPEEDLSLKFLALNALDLTAPASDILLKNRLKSWFQLSGHPDGFAPAGPGTVWKRKMGGSENTERIVYEALSKDKDLRDCIPRYYREVEYKGDTFIELQDLLFGFSDPHVMDIKMGTRTFLESEVSKTTARSDLYQKMIAVDPNAPTKQEHEQRAVTKLRYMQFREQQSSTRSHGFRIEAMKLPGAPPITDLKKVKSHQEVLDTMKLFLGTREATREKLLVRLKNLRSKIEASEYFKTHEIIGSSIFMIYDDDKVGVWLIDFAKTQALPNGQRVTHRKPWEQGNHEEGFLFGLDILISTIEEAALSKAA from the exons CCCTCGAAGAAGGAGCAAGCGCGGCTGAACCATAATTCCAATCAGAAGGATCACCGAAGGCAGAAGGATGCCTCGTCGAGCAGCACCTATAGCGCCTTTCGTCAATGGCGAAAGAGCACCTCTATCGGCTCGAATCGATCCAACAGCGTTGGATCCAGCTCGACCGGTGCTCTCGCCAAGCTCACCAATGATCCAGCGACGATACAGAAAATGGAACAATTCCCTCTGGTTCTCTCCGATGCCACCATGCCGGAAGAGGACCTCTCGCTCAAGTTTCTAGCGCTG AACGCTTTAGACTTGACTGCACCGGCCAGTGATATTTTATTGAAGAACAGATTGAAGTCCTGGTTCCAGTTGTCCGGTCATCCGGATGGCTTCGCACCGGCCGGACCCGGAACAGTCTGGAAAAGAAAAATGGGCGGGTCAGAGAACACGGAAAGAATTGTTTACGAGGCGCTCAGCAAAGACAAAGACTTACGAGATTGTATACCGAG ATATTACCGAGAAGTGGAGTACAAAGGCGATACGTTCATCGAGCTACAGGATTTGCTTTTCGGATTCAGCGATCCGCATGTAATGGACATCAAGATGGGCACAAGGACGTTTCTCGAGTCGGAAGTGTCGAAGACGACCGCTAGATCGGATCTCTATCAGAAGATGATCGCCGTCGATCCGAATGCACCGACGAAGCAAGAACACGAGCAACGCGCCGTGACAAAGTTACGGTACATGCAGTTCCGTGAACAGCAGAGCTCGACTCGTAGCCATGGATTTCGAATCGAGGCTATGAAATTACCGGGAGCGCCGCCGATCACCGATCTGAAGAAAGTGAAATCTCATCAGGAGGTCCTCGACACGATGAAACTTTTCCTAGGGACGCGCGAAGCCACGCGCGAGAAGCTGCTCGTCCGCTTGAAGAATCTACGCTCGAAAATCGAGGCGTCCGAATACTTCAAGACTCACGAA ATAATTGGTAGTAGTATCTTTATGATCTACGACGACGACAAAGTTGGTGTATGGTTGATTGACTTCGCTAAGACACAAGCATTACCGAATGGACAACGAGTGACACACAGAAAACCATGGGAACAAGGCAACCATGAGGAAGGATTTCTATTTGGTCTTGATATTCTTATTTCAACAATAGAAGAAGCTGCCCTCTCAAAAGCGGCGTAG
- the LOC143154972 gene encoding uncharacterized protein LOC143154972 has protein sequence MLTNEFFIIEKNFARLRFLYHLRFVMDRMTFPQAHQIELITLAELAGISAIPGVYRIILELLALQISPEDIYILLKQIYPRSTDKQQLADIVEDTSDALITN, from the exons ATGTtaacaaatgaattttttatcatAGAAAAGAATTTCGCGCGGCTAAGATTTTTATATCATTTGAGATTTGTAATGGATAGAATGACGTTTCCACAAGCCCATCAAATAGAATTAATCACATTAGCAGAATTGGCAGGGATTTCCGCAATTCCAGGAGTTTATCG cATTATACTGGAACTTTTGGCGCTTCAAATATCGCCAGAGGACATATATATTCTTCTGAAACAAATATATCCACGATCAACGGACAAACAACAATTGGCTGACATTGTTGAAGATACATCTGATGCATTGATCACAAATTAG
- the Rad17 gene encoding rad17 checkpoint clamp loader component isoform X3, which translates to MAHSKKNSSWLMPSFDSKPVSKSSTVKRAKLQGIGSSISSISDVYDIVPKRKSTSSLSALLKACEPQKPSELVVSRQKQQDILAWLQLKVKKGRPCALILSGASGCGKTAAIRLLAKENDFDVTEWITPIDQVMDENNWVMRQGDRFEDFLIRATRYSSVLSNYSRRLLLVKDFPNVYLEDTDSFFSLLEKYFEIGKESIVFICTETGNSKLLQMLFPSNLREKFSMDLIKINPATPSAMRNALKRIGDTLNSIAGHMIHVSQHKIDEVLSNSIGDIRNAILNLIFISLRVPEEQLENKCSIREEGLGLLHGVGRVINPKRIQNGSSWKFVHDPDEIAAYFQSQATDTNLTKVTLSFCTRGLMVMNEKPVSGWNPVKKPQSDRIDVQRCLTAAEVRWYESIINSKSKSTEELPDVDIEAIIE; encoded by the exons ATGGCCCATTCAAAG aaaaatagtaGTTGGCTGATGCCATCCTTTGACTCTAAACCTGTTAGTAAGTCATCAACAGTCAAACGTGCCAAGTTGCAAGGAATAGGAAGTAGTATATCCAGTATTTCAGATGTTTATGATATAGTTCCTAAAAGAAAAAGTACAAGCAGTCTATCTGCTCTACTGAAAGCTTGTGAACCACAGAAGCCTTCTGAATTAGTAGTCAGTAGGCAGAAACAGCAAGATATTTTAGCCTGGTTGCAATTGAAAGTTAAGAAGGGTCGGCCTTGTGCGTTAATTTTGTCTGGTGCATCTGGTTGTGGAAAGACAGCAGCAATAAGACTACttgcaaaagaaaatgatttCGATGTTACAGAATGGATTACTCCTATTGATCAAGTCATGGATGAAAACA ATTGGGTAATGAGACAAGGAGATAGATTTGAGGACTTTTTAATTAGGGCTACTCGATATAGTTCAGTTTTGAGTAATTACTCCAGGCGCCTTCTTCTTGTAAAAGATTTTCCAAATGTTTATCTCGAAGATACAGAtagctttttttctctcttgga AAAATACTTTGAAATAGGAAAAGAATCTATAGTTTTTATATGTACAGAAAcaggaaattcaaaattattacaaatgctTTTTCCCTCTAATTTAAGAGAGAAGTTTAGCATGGATTTAATTAA AATAAATCCTGCTACACCATCTGCAATGAGGAATGCATTAAAACGAATAGGTGATACTTTAAATTCAATTGCTGGGCACATGATACATGTTTCCCAACACAAAATCGATGAAGTACTATCTAATAGTATAGGTGATATTAGAAATGCTATTTTAaatcttattttcatttcattgaGAG TACCTGAAGAACAGCTTGAAAATAAATGCAGTATTCGAGAAGAGGGTTTGGGGCTTTTGCATGGTGTTGGTCGAGTTATAAATCCAAAAA GAATTCAGAATGGAAGTTCATGGAAATTTGTTCACGACCCTGATGAAATAGCAGCATATTTTCAATCGCAAGCGACG GATACCAATTTAACTAAAGTTACTTTATCTTTCTGCACTCGAGGTTTGATGGTAATGAACGAAAAACCTGTGTCTGGCTGGAACCCCGTCAAAAAACCACAAAGTGACCGAATCGATGT gcAAAGATGTCTGACAGCAGCCGAAGTTCGATGGTATGAGTCTATAATTAATTCGAAATCAAAATCTACAGAGGAATTGCCCGATGTTGATATCGAAGCAATTATTGAGTGA
- the Rad17 gene encoding rad17 checkpoint clamp loader component isoform X2, with protein MAHSKKNSSWLMPSFDSKPVSKSSTVKRAKLQGIGSSISSISDVYDIVPKRKSTSSLSALLKACEPQKPSELVVSRQKQQDILAWLQLKVKKGRPCALILSGASGCGKTAAIRLLAKENDFDVTEWITPIDQVMDENNWVMRQGDRFEDFLIRATRYSSVLSNYSRRLLLVKDFPNVYLEDTDSFFSLLEKYFEIGKESIVFICTETGNSKLLQMLFPSNLREKFSMDLIKINPATPSAMRNALKRIGDTLNSIAGHMIHVSQHKIDEVLSNSIGDIRNAILNLIFISLRVPEEQLENKCSIREEGLGLLHGVGRVINPKRIQNGSSWKFVHDPDEIAAYFQSQATVFLKFIQENYLTTMRGIEEVNACTDILSLADVLNSEWRDTNLTKVTLSFCTRGLMVMNEKPVSGWNPVKKPQSDRIDVQRCLTAAEVR; from the exons ATGGCCCATTCAAAG aaaaatagtaGTTGGCTGATGCCATCCTTTGACTCTAAACCTGTTAGTAAGTCATCAACAGTCAAACGTGCCAAGTTGCAAGGAATAGGAAGTAGTATATCCAGTATTTCAGATGTTTATGATATAGTTCCTAAAAGAAAAAGTACAAGCAGTCTATCTGCTCTACTGAAAGCTTGTGAACCACAGAAGCCTTCTGAATTAGTAGTCAGTAGGCAGAAACAGCAAGATATTTTAGCCTGGTTGCAATTGAAAGTTAAGAAGGGTCGGCCTTGTGCGTTAATTTTGTCTGGTGCATCTGGTTGTGGAAAGACAGCAGCAATAAGACTACttgcaaaagaaaatgatttCGATGTTACAGAATGGATTACTCCTATTGATCAAGTCATGGATGAAAACA ATTGGGTAATGAGACAAGGAGATAGATTTGAGGACTTTTTAATTAGGGCTACTCGATATAGTTCAGTTTTGAGTAATTACTCCAGGCGCCTTCTTCTTGTAAAAGATTTTCCAAATGTTTATCTCGAAGATACAGAtagctttttttctctcttgga AAAATACTTTGAAATAGGAAAAGAATCTATAGTTTTTATATGTACAGAAAcaggaaattcaaaattattacaaatgctTTTTCCCTCTAATTTAAGAGAGAAGTTTAGCATGGATTTAATTAA AATAAATCCTGCTACACCATCTGCAATGAGGAATGCATTAAAACGAATAGGTGATACTTTAAATTCAATTGCTGGGCACATGATACATGTTTCCCAACACAAAATCGATGAAGTACTATCTAATAGTATAGGTGATATTAGAAATGCTATTTTAaatcttattttcatttcattgaGAG TACCTGAAGAACAGCTTGAAAATAAATGCAGTATTCGAGAAGAGGGTTTGGGGCTTTTGCATGGTGTTGGTCGAGTTATAAATCCAAAAA GAATTCAGAATGGAAGTTCATGGAAATTTGTTCACGACCCTGATGAAATAGCAGCATATTTTCAATCGCAAGCGACGGTATTTCTAAAGTTTattcaagaaaattatttaaccaCTATGAGGGGGATAGAGGAAGTAAACGCCTGTACAGATATTTTGAGTTTAGCAGATGTTTTAAATTCTGAATGGCGT GATACCAATTTAACTAAAGTTACTTTATCTTTCTGCACTCGAGGTTTGATGGTAATGAACGAAAAACCTGTGTCTGGCTGGAACCCCGTCAAAAAACCACAAAGTGACCGAATCGATGT gcAAAGATGTCTGACAGCAGCCGAAGTTCGATG A
- the Ip3k1 gene encoding inositol-trisphosphate 3-kinase-like protein isoform X2, whose translation MSGFCKLTSTRFLWFQPSKKEQARLNHNSNQKDHRRQKDASSSSTYSAFRQWRKSTSIGSNRSNSVGSSSTGALAKLTNDPATIQKMEQFPLVLSDATMPEEDLSLKFLALNALDLTAPASDILLKNRLKSWFQLSGHPDGFAPAGPGTVWKRKMGGSENTERIVYEALSKDKDLRDCIPRYYREVEYKGDTFIELQDLLFGFSDPHVMDIKMGTRTFLESEVSKTTARSDLYQKMIAVDPNAPTKQEHEQRAVTKLRYMQFREQQSSTRSHGFRIEAMKLPGAPPITDLKKVKSHQEVLDTMKLFLGTREATREKLLVRLKNLRSKIEASEYFKTHEIIGSSIFMIYDDDKVGVWLIDFAKTQALPNGQRVTHRKPWEQGNHEEGFLFGLDILISTIEEAALSKAA comes from the exons ATTTCTTTGGTTCCAGCCCTCGAAGAAGGAGCAAGCGCGGCTGAACCATAATTCCAATCAGAAGGATCACCGAAGGCAGAAGGATGCCTCGTCGAGCAGCACCTATAGCGCCTTTCGTCAATGGCGAAAGAGCACCTCTATCGGCTCGAATCGATCCAACAGCGTTGGATCCAGCTCGACCGGTGCTCTCGCCAAGCTCACCAATGATCCAGCGACGATACAGAAAATGGAACAATTCCCTCTGGTTCTCTCCGATGCCACCATGCCGGAAGAGGACCTCTCGCTCAAGTTTCTAGCGCTG AACGCTTTAGACTTGACTGCACCGGCCAGTGATATTTTATTGAAGAACAGATTGAAGTCCTGGTTCCAGTTGTCCGGTCATCCGGATGGCTTCGCACCGGCCGGACCCGGAACAGTCTGGAAAAGAAAAATGGGCGGGTCAGAGAACACGGAAAGAATTGTTTACGAGGCGCTCAGCAAAGACAAAGACTTACGAGATTGTATACCGAG ATATTACCGAGAAGTGGAGTACAAAGGCGATACGTTCATCGAGCTACAGGATTTGCTTTTCGGATTCAGCGATCCGCATGTAATGGACATCAAGATGGGCACAAGGACGTTTCTCGAGTCGGAAGTGTCGAAGACGACCGCTAGATCGGATCTCTATCAGAAGATGATCGCCGTCGATCCGAATGCACCGACGAAGCAAGAACACGAGCAACGCGCCGTGACAAAGTTACGGTACATGCAGTTCCGTGAACAGCAGAGCTCGACTCGTAGCCATGGATTTCGAATCGAGGCTATGAAATTACCGGGAGCGCCGCCGATCACCGATCTGAAGAAAGTGAAATCTCATCAGGAGGTCCTCGACACGATGAAACTTTTCCTAGGGACGCGCGAAGCCACGCGCGAGAAGCTGCTCGTCCGCTTGAAGAATCTACGCTCGAAAATCGAGGCGTCCGAATACTTCAAGACTCACGAA ATAATTGGTAGTAGTATCTTTATGATCTACGACGACGACAAAGTTGGTGTATGGTTGATTGACTTCGCTAAGACACAAGCATTACCGAATGGACAACGAGTGACACACAGAAAACCATGGGAACAAGGCAACCATGAGGAAGGATTTCTATTTGGTCTTGATATTCTTATTTCAACAATAGAAGAAGCTGCCCTCTCAAAAGCGGCGTAG